The following proteins are encoded in a genomic region of Dokdonia donghaensis DSW-1:
- a CDS encoding polyprenyl synthetase family protein — protein MKVVAQIKEPIAYEMELFEEKFALSMRSKVALLNRITHYIVNRKGKQMRPMFVFLTAKMMNSGEVNDRTYRGASVIELIHTASLVHDDVVDDSNMRRGFFSLNALWKNKIAVLVGDFLFSKGLLLSIDNGDTDLLQIISVAVREISEGELLQIEKARKLDITEELYYEIIRQKTATLIAACCAMGAQAVHAKGKEVKRMHKFGELIGMAFQIKDDLFDYGSEKIGKPTGIDIKEQKMTLPLIYVLNTVSKKEKDWLINSIKNKNTDKKRVKEVIAFVKDNGGLDYAISKMKALQQEALEILMTYPQSVYRDSLELMVNYVIDRKK, from the coding sequence ATGAAAGTAGTAGCTCAAATTAAAGAACCCATAGCCTATGAAATGGAACTTTTTGAAGAAAAGTTTGCCCTTTCTATGCGCTCCAAAGTGGCGCTTCTTAATCGTATCACTCACTATATAGTAAATCGAAAGGGTAAGCAAATGCGACCTATGTTTGTATTCCTTACTGCAAAGATGATGAATAGCGGTGAGGTAAATGACCGCACATATCGAGGAGCCTCTGTTATAGAATTAATACATACGGCAAGCCTCGTACACGATGATGTAGTAGATGATAGTAATATGCGTCGCGGCTTCTTTTCACTTAATGCTTTATGGAAAAATAAGATTGCTGTATTAGTTGGTGATTTCTTGTTTTCAAAAGGATTACTCCTTTCTATAGATAATGGTGACACAGATTTATTACAAATTATCTCTGTCGCTGTACGCGAAATTTCTGAAGGAGAACTACTCCAAATCGAGAAAGCTAGAAAACTCGATATCACAGAGGAGTTGTACTACGAGATTATTAGACAAAAAACCGCGACACTCATTGCAGCTTGTTGTGCAATGGGAGCACAAGCCGTTCACGCAAAAGGTAAAGAAGTAAAGCGTATGCATAAGTTTGGTGAACTTATAGGGATGGCTTTTCAAATTAAAGATGATCTTTTTGATTACGGTTCTGAAAAAATAGGAAAACCTACAGGTATTGATATCAAGGAACAAAAAATGACCTTACCGCTTATATATGTCCTCAATACAGTTTCAAAAAAAGAGAAGGACTGGCTTATTAATAGTATTAAAAATAAGAATACAGATAAGAAGCGTGTAAAAGAAGTGATTGCCTTTGTAAAAGATAATGGTGGACTTGATTATGCGATATCAAAAATGAAAGCGCTACAGCAAGAGGCGCTTGAGATACTTATGACCTATCCACAATCTGTATATCGAGACTCGCTAGAGCTAATGGTAAATTATGTGATAGATAGAAAGAAGTAA